A section of the Hevea brasiliensis isolate MT/VB/25A 57/8 chromosome 17, ASM3005281v1, whole genome shotgun sequence genome encodes:
- the LOC110667244 gene encoding ubiquitin carboxyl-terminal hydrolase 23 isoform X2: MENIVISSTELSMEPREDGVSDVANGSSVVTCSLLRRRIEFHPARKSFTGLRNSSAGGDFRIETLNPDPGRKRPSGLNPYQTGKKVDGSDFVENGLDPELSFGISFRKICLTYTEPLAAYLQSGKHQNSCHIAGFCALCAIQKHVSRALQSTGRSLVPKDLVSNLRCISRNFRNARQEDAHEYMVNLLESMHKCCLPSGVPSESPAAYEKSLVHKIFGGRLCSQVECQQCLYCSNKFDPFLDLSLEIVKAGSLPVAIQNFTAAELLDGGEKHYQCQRCKQKVRAKKRLTVHKAPYVLTIHLKRFHAHDPGRKVDKKVSFDRSLDMKPFVSGSYEGDLKYSLYGVLVHFGHSTHSGHYVCFVRTSSGIWYLLNDNEVRPVSEKTVLDQKAYMLFYVRDRKSFVSKKPVDVVRKESTKATTGSNITNLVFKQLSKEPADNGSVGNRSLALGSAAAVNKKDSLKSGASKRILQKENRPMISEGLVIKADPVAGPSSSPLPKNLPKEVSPNPDLEDCLPPSAPFIISKSDTAKVDNAIVMPGAKSDCNEASCNSNEPQNSPIEKLVTNEASGKINLVSNVGVNGSEEKIPRLSLSVDSSDKVLNKIDSGKSPNKSSCKSSQGGGFPNEGAAGNSFGVEDADSSKRIVNVLVVSSTPSDMPNECRHSKACDCSSHKHFKRKLLNFRIPNMHFGSKLFRASLGIRKKKKHRKCKHRSSRTQNVIEGQLLESNCLSSDVGPSTSKISLSLSSGSTKSQRKRAKSRSKCRGDTLMDAVDEGFENRNNQNSVLVAMDKQLKKSSLSISEVNQQVASVLDCTEISKKDVSENAVMCMLTRGLEETSVAHWDGIEVPQSQIVESSTTENLCIGYVPDVWDEEYDRGKRKKLRQTKHNFGGPNPFQEIASKKTQFKKLKMDRSSSGNKPFRI; this comes from the exons ATGGAAAATATAGTTATAAGTAGCACAGAACTGAGTATGGAACCAAGAGAAGATGGGGTTTCCGATGTTGCAAATGGATCCTCGGTGGTTACTTGTTCTTTGTTGCGGAGAAGGATTGAGTTCCACCCTGCAAGAAAATCGTTTACTGGGTTGAGAAATAGCAGTGCTGGTGGCGATTTTCGAATTGAGACTCTAAACCCTGATCCTGGTCGTAAGAGGCCTTCAGGGTTGAACCCTTATCAGACTGGGAAAAAAGTGGACGGTTCGGATTTCGTTGAGAATGGGCTTGATCCGGAGCTCAGTTTCGGGATTTCTTTTAGGAAAATT TGTCTAACATATACTGAGCCTCTGGCAGCATACTTGCAAAGTGGAAAGCATCAAAATTCTT GCCATATTGCTGGTTTTTGTGCGTTGTGTGCTATCCAGAAACATGTTAGTCGTGCTCTGCAATCAACTGGGAGGTCACTGGTGCCCAAGGATCTTGTATCAAACTTGCGTT GCATATCTCGGAACTTCAGAAATGCTAGACAGGAGGATGCTCATGAGTACATGGTAAACTTGCTGGAATCAATGCACAAATGCTGCTTACCTTCAGGAGTTCCAAGTGAATCCCCTGCTGCTTATGAAAAGAGTTTGGTGCACAAAATCTTTGGTGGTCGCCTCTGTAGTCAG GTGGAATGCCAACAATGTTTGTACTGCTCCAACAAGTTTGATCCATTTTTAGATTTAAGTCTTGAAATAGTTAAGGCAGGTTCTTTGCCTGTAGCAATTCAAAACTTTACTGCTGCAGAGCTGCTAGATGGAGGAGAGAAGCATTATCAATGCCAGCGATGCAAGCAGAAAGTTAGAGCTAAGAAAAGGCTTACAGTTCATAAAGCTCCATATGTGCTTACCATCCATCTAAAGCGCTTTCATGCACATGATCCTGGACGGAAAGTTGACAAGAAAGTGTCATTTGATCGTTCATTGGACATGAAACCATTTGTCAGTGGTTCCTAT GAAGGAGATTTGAAGTACAGTCTCTATGGTGTTCTGGTACATTTTGGTCATAGTACCCATTCTGGTCACTATGTCTGTTTTGTTCGCACATCAAGTGGTATATGGTATCTCCTCAATGACAATGAG GTTCGCCCAGTTAGTGAGAAGACTGTTCTAGACCAGAAGGCTTATATGCTATTTTATGTCCGTGATAGAAAAAGTTTTGTTTCAAAAAAGCCTGTCGATGTAGTTCGGAAAGAAAGTACAAAAGCAACTACTGGCAGTAAtattacgaatttggttttcaagcAGTTGTCAAAGGAACCTGCAGATAATGGCTCAGTTGGGAATAGATCTTTGGCTTTAGGCTCTGCAGCTGCTGTTAATAAAAAAGATTCACTAAAAAGTGGTGCATCAAAGAGGATCCTTCAGAAAGAAAATCGACCAATGATTTCTGAAGGCTTAGTGATAAAAGCAGATCCTGTTGCAGGACCATCAAGTTCACCACTACCAAAGAACCTGCCAAAAGAAGTCTCTCCAAACCCAGATCTGGAAGATTGTTTGCCACCTTCAGCTCCATTCATTATTAGCAAAAGTGACACTGCTAAAGTTGATAATGCTATTGTCATGCCTGGGGCGAAAAGTGACTGTAATGAGGCATCTTGTAACAGCAATGAGCCCCAAAATTCACCTATTGAAAAGCTTGTCACAAATGAGGCCTCAGGAAAG ATTAATCTCGTCTCAAATGTGGGAGTTAATGGATCAGAGGAGAAGATCCCAAGGCTCTCTCTATCTGTAGATTCTAGTGACAAAGTGTTGAACAAAATAGACAGTGGAAAATCACCAAATAAATCTAGCTGTAAAAGCAGTCAG gGTGGAGGTTTTCCCAATGAGGGTGCTGCTGGGAATTCATTTGGTGTTGAGGATGCAGATAGTAGTAAACGAATTGTAAATGTGTTGGTTGTATCGTCAACCCCATCAGATATGCCAAATGAATGTCGACACAGTAAAGCTTGTGATTGCTCATCTCATAAACATTTTAAAAGGAAGCTTTTAAATTTTAGGATTCCAAATATGCATTTTGGCTCAAAATTATTCAGAGCATCTTTAGGCATTCGGAAAAAGAAGAAACATAGAAAGTGCAAGCACCGCTCATCACGGACCCAGAATGTCATTGAAGGACAATTGCTGGAGAGTAATTGTTTATCATCAGATGTTGGGCCATCTACGTCAAAGATATCCTTGTCACTTTCATCGGGCTCAACAAAATCTCAAAGGAAGAGGGCTAAATCTCGTTCAAAGTGTAGAGGCGATACCCTGATGGATGCTGTGGATGAAGGATTTGAGAATAGGAACAATCAGAACAGTGTTCTGGTTGCGATGGATAAACAGTTAAAAAAGAGCTCATTATCAATATCTGAAGTGAACCAACAGGTTGCAAGTGTTCTTGATTGTACAGAAATTAGCAAAAAAGATGTGTCAGAAAATGCGGTGATGTGCATGCTTACTCGAGGTCTAGAAGAGACATCTG TTGCACATTGGGATGGGATAGAGGTGCCTCAGTCCCAGATTGTGGAATCAAGTACTACGGAAAATCTCTGCATTGGTTATGTGCCAGATGTGTG GGATGAAGAATATGATCGAGGTAAGAGAAAGAAGTTAAGGCAAACTAAGCACAACTTTGGTGGGCCAAATCCTTTCCAAGAAATTGCCAGCAAAAAAACACAATTTAAGAAACTGAAGATGGACCGATCTAGCTCTGGAAACAAACCATTCAGGATATGA
- the LOC110667244 gene encoding ubiquitin carboxyl-terminal hydrolase 23 isoform X1, which produces MENIVISSTELSMEPREDGVSDVANGSSVVTCSLLRRRIEFHPARKSFTGLRNSSAGGDFRIETLNPDPGRKRPSGLNPYQTGKKVDGSDFVENGLDPELSFGISFRKIGAGLENLGNTCFLNSVLQCLTYTEPLAAYLQSGKHQNSCHIAGFCALCAIQKHVSRALQSTGRSLVPKDLVSNLRCISRNFRNARQEDAHEYMVNLLESMHKCCLPSGVPSESPAAYEKSLVHKIFGGRLCSQVECQQCLYCSNKFDPFLDLSLEIVKAGSLPVAIQNFTAAELLDGGEKHYQCQRCKQKVRAKKRLTVHKAPYVLTIHLKRFHAHDPGRKVDKKVSFDRSLDMKPFVSGSYEGDLKYSLYGVLVHFGHSTHSGHYVCFVRTSSGIWYLLNDNEVRPVSEKTVLDQKAYMLFYVRDRKSFVSKKPVDVVRKESTKATTGSNITNLVFKQLSKEPADNGSVGNRSLALGSAAAVNKKDSLKSGASKRILQKENRPMISEGLVIKADPVAGPSSSPLPKNLPKEVSPNPDLEDCLPPSAPFIISKSDTAKVDNAIVMPGAKSDCNEASCNSNEPQNSPIEKLVTNEASGKINLVSNVGVNGSEEKIPRLSLSVDSSDKVLNKIDSGKSPNKSSCKSSQGGGFPNEGAAGNSFGVEDADSSKRIVNVLVVSSTPSDMPNECRHSKACDCSSHKHFKRKLLNFRIPNMHFGSKLFRASLGIRKKKKHRKCKHRSSRTQNVIEGQLLESNCLSSDVGPSTSKISLSLSSGSTKSQRKRAKSRSKCRGDTLMDAVDEGFENRNNQNSVLVAMDKQLKKSSLSISEVNQQVASVLDCTEISKKDVSENAVMCMLTRGLEETSVAHWDGIEVPQSQIVESSTTENLCIGYVPDVWDEEYDRGKRKKLRQTKHNFGGPNPFQEIASKKTQFKKLKMDRSSSGNKPFRI; this is translated from the exons ATGGAAAATATAGTTATAAGTAGCACAGAACTGAGTATGGAACCAAGAGAAGATGGGGTTTCCGATGTTGCAAATGGATCCTCGGTGGTTACTTGTTCTTTGTTGCGGAGAAGGATTGAGTTCCACCCTGCAAGAAAATCGTTTACTGGGTTGAGAAATAGCAGTGCTGGTGGCGATTTTCGAATTGAGACTCTAAACCCTGATCCTGGTCGTAAGAGGCCTTCAGGGTTGAACCCTTATCAGACTGGGAAAAAAGTGGACGGTTCGGATTTCGTTGAGAATGGGCTTGATCCGGAGCTCAGTTTCGGGATTTCTTTTAGGAAAATT GGTGCTGGTTTGGAAAATCTTGGAAACACTTGTTTTCTCAATTCGGTTTTGCAGTGTCTAACATATACTGAGCCTCTGGCAGCATACTTGCAAAGTGGAAAGCATCAAAATTCTT GCCATATTGCTGGTTTTTGTGCGTTGTGTGCTATCCAGAAACATGTTAGTCGTGCTCTGCAATCAACTGGGAGGTCACTGGTGCCCAAGGATCTTGTATCAAACTTGCGTT GCATATCTCGGAACTTCAGAAATGCTAGACAGGAGGATGCTCATGAGTACATGGTAAACTTGCTGGAATCAATGCACAAATGCTGCTTACCTTCAGGAGTTCCAAGTGAATCCCCTGCTGCTTATGAAAAGAGTTTGGTGCACAAAATCTTTGGTGGTCGCCTCTGTAGTCAG GTGGAATGCCAACAATGTTTGTACTGCTCCAACAAGTTTGATCCATTTTTAGATTTAAGTCTTGAAATAGTTAAGGCAGGTTCTTTGCCTGTAGCAATTCAAAACTTTACTGCTGCAGAGCTGCTAGATGGAGGAGAGAAGCATTATCAATGCCAGCGATGCAAGCAGAAAGTTAGAGCTAAGAAAAGGCTTACAGTTCATAAAGCTCCATATGTGCTTACCATCCATCTAAAGCGCTTTCATGCACATGATCCTGGACGGAAAGTTGACAAGAAAGTGTCATTTGATCGTTCATTGGACATGAAACCATTTGTCAGTGGTTCCTAT GAAGGAGATTTGAAGTACAGTCTCTATGGTGTTCTGGTACATTTTGGTCATAGTACCCATTCTGGTCACTATGTCTGTTTTGTTCGCACATCAAGTGGTATATGGTATCTCCTCAATGACAATGAG GTTCGCCCAGTTAGTGAGAAGACTGTTCTAGACCAGAAGGCTTATATGCTATTTTATGTCCGTGATAGAAAAAGTTTTGTTTCAAAAAAGCCTGTCGATGTAGTTCGGAAAGAAAGTACAAAAGCAACTACTGGCAGTAAtattacgaatttggttttcaagcAGTTGTCAAAGGAACCTGCAGATAATGGCTCAGTTGGGAATAGATCTTTGGCTTTAGGCTCTGCAGCTGCTGTTAATAAAAAAGATTCACTAAAAAGTGGTGCATCAAAGAGGATCCTTCAGAAAGAAAATCGACCAATGATTTCTGAAGGCTTAGTGATAAAAGCAGATCCTGTTGCAGGACCATCAAGTTCACCACTACCAAAGAACCTGCCAAAAGAAGTCTCTCCAAACCCAGATCTGGAAGATTGTTTGCCACCTTCAGCTCCATTCATTATTAGCAAAAGTGACACTGCTAAAGTTGATAATGCTATTGTCATGCCTGGGGCGAAAAGTGACTGTAATGAGGCATCTTGTAACAGCAATGAGCCCCAAAATTCACCTATTGAAAAGCTTGTCACAAATGAGGCCTCAGGAAAG ATTAATCTCGTCTCAAATGTGGGAGTTAATGGATCAGAGGAGAAGATCCCAAGGCTCTCTCTATCTGTAGATTCTAGTGACAAAGTGTTGAACAAAATAGACAGTGGAAAATCACCAAATAAATCTAGCTGTAAAAGCAGTCAG gGTGGAGGTTTTCCCAATGAGGGTGCTGCTGGGAATTCATTTGGTGTTGAGGATGCAGATAGTAGTAAACGAATTGTAAATGTGTTGGTTGTATCGTCAACCCCATCAGATATGCCAAATGAATGTCGACACAGTAAAGCTTGTGATTGCTCATCTCATAAACATTTTAAAAGGAAGCTTTTAAATTTTAGGATTCCAAATATGCATTTTGGCTCAAAATTATTCAGAGCATCTTTAGGCATTCGGAAAAAGAAGAAACATAGAAAGTGCAAGCACCGCTCATCACGGACCCAGAATGTCATTGAAGGACAATTGCTGGAGAGTAATTGTTTATCATCAGATGTTGGGCCATCTACGTCAAAGATATCCTTGTCACTTTCATCGGGCTCAACAAAATCTCAAAGGAAGAGGGCTAAATCTCGTTCAAAGTGTAGAGGCGATACCCTGATGGATGCTGTGGATGAAGGATTTGAGAATAGGAACAATCAGAACAGTGTTCTGGTTGCGATGGATAAACAGTTAAAAAAGAGCTCATTATCAATATCTGAAGTGAACCAACAGGTTGCAAGTGTTCTTGATTGTACAGAAATTAGCAAAAAAGATGTGTCAGAAAATGCGGTGATGTGCATGCTTACTCGAGGTCTAGAAGAGACATCTG TTGCACATTGGGATGGGATAGAGGTGCCTCAGTCCCAGATTGTGGAATCAAGTACTACGGAAAATCTCTGCATTGGTTATGTGCCAGATGTGTG GGATGAAGAATATGATCGAGGTAAGAGAAAGAAGTTAAGGCAAACTAAGCACAACTTTGGTGGGCCAAATCCTTTCCAAGAAATTGCCAGCAAAAAAACACAATTTAAGAAACTGAAGATGGACCGATCTAGCTCTGGAAACAAACCATTCAGGATATGA